The DNA window CCACAGTCCAGAAACGAGAAACATAATCGGCACGCTTATTTTGATAGCGCAGGTAGTAGGCATGCTCCCATACATCGAGCGCTAAAACCGGAACACCATATTTAGGAGCAATATCCATTAAGGTATTGTCTTGGTTGGCAGTAGAAGCAATGAATAGTTTTCCAGTTTTATCTACCGCAAGCCAAGCCCAGCCACTACCAAATACGCCGGTTGCAGCAGCCTCAAACTGGCTCTTGAACGCCTCGAACGAGCCAAACGCCTCAACAATAGCAGGCATTAATATTCCAGCAGGCTCACCTCCACCGTTGGGAGCCATCACCTCCCAAAATAATTTGTGGTTGAAGTAGCCACCCCCATTGTTCTTTACTGCCGGTGATAGTTTACTCATAGAGGCAAAGATCTCCTCCATCGATTTACCCTCCATGCCACTCCCTTGAATGGCGGCTAAAAACTTGGAATGGTAGGCCTTGTAGTGTC is part of the Williamwhitmania taraxaci genome and encodes:
- a CDS encoding superoxide dismutase — its product is MKRILLIVGMIGIGLVTNAQDTKIQAPISDELQRAYPFSALPYAYDALEKFVDKETMEIHYARHYKAYHSKFLAAIQGSGMEGKSMEEIFASMSKLSPAVKNNGGGYFNHKLFWEVMAPNGGGEPAGILMPAIVEAFGSFEAFKSQFEAAATGVFGSGWAWLAVDKTGKLFIASTANQDNTLMDIAPKYGVPVLALDVWEHAYYLRYQNKRADYVSRFWTVVNWPMVEQKFAAAVPAK